In Helicoverpa armigera isolate CAAS_96S chromosome 22, ASM3070526v1, whole genome shotgun sequence, the genomic stretch TACAAGAAATACCTTCTAATCACTGTTGGGCTAAACAAATACCAATTCTTGCTTACTGCCAATATTGGACATGTCCATTCAAATCTGTCTGACAGAAGCCACTTCCAACCCGAGTCTATAGGCTACAATGTTCATGTatgatacaattttattacgtCTAGACTTTAAAGAAAGCATAATCCTTGAGTTCGTCAAATACTAGTCTCtctagcttaaaaaaatattgatgtgtactagtaaaaaaaatgttaatgtggttgatacagttaccggcacggatgtcgggccctgaccttcacatgcgcacaagcgatttcctgccttattgccttatgcgtacgggtgcgcaaagcgatccccactcttccgccgagagcccgacatccgtgccggtaactgtatgtatgtataaactaTTAACTGAAATATCAATTATCACTTATTCATTTCAGCAAAGGTGAATCCTGGCAGCCGCAACTGAAAGGCTCTGGTGAGACGCCGTACTCCCGCTTCGGCGACGGTCGCGCGGTACTGCGCTCGTCCATCCGGGAGATGATCGCGTCGGAGGCCTGCCATTACCTCGGCGTGCCGACCACTAGGGCTGCTGCTTTGGTGGGTAAGGTGGCTTGGCTTGTTTTTAACCTTCATTTAACTTATATACGGGTCTCTTGCGAGTTGTTGGCTGATATGGGCCTGTGATGGACGGCTACCTTCAATAGAATAAGCTCAAAAGATTATGTTCTACAAATTGAACGGAATAACAGGTCTTTTCGATCTGTCCTCAGAATAACGAATGACCAAACCATATAAGAAACTCTCTGATAGGCTATTAGAAGCTAATCTGACGAATAAATTATATCTTTTAGTTTCACTTGTCTTGGATACCAATCTCTgccagaaattataagcagcctttatcGTTCAAGATAGCATTAACCATCAAATAACTGACTGGTCACCAGACCAGTGAAACCGggccttttttatgggaaatcataaAACTACCCTGcggtgggttagcagcggtgactcttactgactaaaacccatcatgttccttcgtagtcCTTTTAtctaccaggaccgcggtaactctttcgaacaattccgcagccctaTGAAACCGGgaccttaaaattattttaatttcctcaGTAAGCGACGATCACAAAGTATGGCGTGACAAGACATACAGCGGTCGGTCGCGGCAAGAACGCGCCGCTACCGTCATGCGGCTCGCAAACGCTTGGTACCGCATCGGCTCGCTAGAGATACTGCTCAAGAGGAAGGAGCCACATACACTCAAGTTGTTGGCTGATTTTATCATTGACGTACgttatttttgttagaaaataacTGTTTTCCCGTTCAGTTtctgtttcacccgcatcccgcaTCCATAACTGCATTCCGTAGCCGGATGGTAACAAAAACTGTCCTTCTCTCGGGTGTAAGCCTCAACCTCGCCTCAACTTTTTAGCGTAAACTGTTCATTCAGACACTCTTAAGTAACATAATGCAATTGatacgactttcttttatatagtaAAAAGTAGATGTCGCAAAATTCTATCACTGTTGGGGCGACCTAGACTTTATTTGTAGCCGGGTACTGAAAGTACTATCCATGGATCGTGGGTTATCTAGCTCGTGGTGAATAAAACATATGAATAGGTATAAAACCTagtatgaaattaataaaaccgTCTTGTTATTAACAGAATCATTTTCCTGAAGTTGCAAGTTCCGGAGAAGATAAGTATGTGAAATGGTATTCGGAAGTCGCTCACAAGAATCTAGACATGGTGGCGACGTGGCAAGGTATGGTCCATTCAGAGCTTTCTGTAGTGATATCGACACCCCGgactagttttttttaatctgccCTTTTCTAAAAACTACACCGAAAAAGAGAATTGTTTCTTAGGCAATTTAACAtccttgtataaataaatataaaaccctTTTTGATTTTTTCCAGGTCTCGGCTTCGTTCACGGCGTGCTTAACACAGACAACGTTAGCTTATTAGGCCTGACCATAGACTATGGCCCATATGGGTTTATAGACCACTACTACGAACATTATGTGCCTAATACTTCGGACGATATGGGCCGTTATGCGTACAACAAACAACCAGAGGTAAGTTTTGCTAGACTGCATACGTTACTTTACTGGTACACAATTTCAATCTAATATATGCCCTAAACCATTAGGCATAAAGCACAGTTTagattgtttaataaaataatgtggagttttattttgaataattaaacTTGTGCCTTATGTATTACATGCTAAGGTATATATTAGAATGGtgaatatgtataagtaaaacATCTATACCTATACCTTTTTTTACAGATTCTAGTGTGGAACTTGGGCAAGCTAGCTGAAGCTATGGAGCCAATATTATCGGACGCACAGAAGCAGGAGATCAAAGATATTCATGCCACTCTTGATGACTATGTCAAAACTAAAGTATTGTAAGTGAATATTGTTAGAAATCCTTTTATTACATCACataatttgcctagccttttcccaactatcagCATTTGAGTACCATTTACATCATACGAACCAATATCCCTTAGTAAGatatgttaaataaaatgttttcaagtATCTAATTTTACTTCTTTCTAGAAAAACATATCTACTAAAGCTTGGTCTCAaagaaatccaagatggcgacCACAAACTGGTGGAAGATTTGTTTACAGTGATGCAGTTGAAAATGGCGGACTTTACAGCTACGTTCAGACAACTTGCTGAGGTATTTTCctgtaatatttaattctaatatGTCACGTCATGcatgtattatttaaatcatgATAATAAGAGCAGTTTCTTGAGAAATTTGGACTTTATTCCATCTACATAAAGGATTTAGTAAACATTTTACttatgaattgtttttttaaattatgattataagtataggtatgtgctaataaactaaaataatgttttttaattaggtagaACCACATCAGTTATTGGACAAATCAGTGCTGGAGACAAAATGGTCCCTGAACAAGTTTAGTGGTGAACCAACTTGGGAGAAATGGGTGCAAGCATACCAAGAAAGACTGAAGAATGAGAACGGTGAGAATCTCtaatttcagttttttattaaatgttctGGACACTAAAGTCTTCCCATTGTGACCTGATCAGCCATAGTTATTTAGCCCCCATGTTTATTACTAACTTGCAACGAAggattcacccgcgtcccgtgggaactactccgccTAACCGGGTAAATCaactacctaacactgaaagaatttttcaaatcgctccagtagttcctgagattaatgCGTTCAAGCTAAAAAACGATCGTCAGCGATAATACTTAGCTATAtttcattaactttattttcagaaaaatattatttgtttatgattACAGTAAGTGAAGACGAGCGACGTGAGCGCATGGTGAGAGTGAACCCGCTGTATGTGCCCAGAAACTGGATGATGGAAGAGGCCATCAAAGATGCTGAGAACAATGACTTTGAGAAGGTAATGCTAGAACAACTAATTAAAATCAACATTTGTACATTGTAGATTAGTGGTACGAAGTTTTACATAGGTTATTCTGCCTAGCTATACAGTTCTTACAAAACTCAATGGCGGTTCGTCACTAAATTCCGAGCACAAGTACTCGCATGTACCTAAAATTCTGCACAGCGATTCGCGCGATATTCTGTGaggacaaaaagtttggcgttTTAATGTATTATCTCTCTAAAATAAGACGGAacgaatatacataaataatttaatgcatAGTGCACTTTAagtaaaaattacttattcttttttcatcacatattttttaacaaattaataatgctTTTCAGGTCCGATTCCTACTGAAACTCTTCCAAAAtccttttgaaataaatgaagaagCTGAGAAGAGAGGGTACTCTTCACAACCACCAAGCTGGTCTTATGGACTCAAGCTTAGCTGTTCcagttaattattatgtttaagcTAAAAACGCACATATTGAAGTGTTGTAAAACAATGCttgtaaattttgaatttaagcTGAAATGTTAATAAAGTGATGCCTCTGTAAAtctgttaattatattttttggtccAGTGTAGCTTATTGAGatagataaatacatatattatgaaaGTGGaggtatataattaatttgttattctacataaatgtaatttatatttttttataaatataagctTAATATATTATGCtgttataatactttttttatttaaccccAAATGACGGTATGTTTAAGAACAGgaataaaatgaaaagcaaattacaaaaaacactggtaattaaaaatatattttccataatGTAGGTGTTTAAACTAAAAGAACAACTATTTACAATCAACATAA encodes the following:
- the LOC110370780 gene encoding protein adenylyltransferase SelO; the protein is MKRAFCVLAALMNEQKHSVIGKMKPLTNFKEWKFRDPPNYAALPIDENPEYNVPMAVKDAVFSKVPTEPLTGKLHLVCASDPALIDLLDLDPSVADTEDFINFVAGAYLPEGGLTVSHRYGGYQFGFWADQLGDGRAHILGEYVNSKGESWQPQLKGSGETPYSRFGDGRAVLRSSIREMIASEACHYLGVPTTRAAALVVSDDHKVWRDKTYSGRSRQERAATVMRLANAWYRIGSLEILLKRKEPHTLKLLADFIIDNHFPEVASSGEDKYVKWYSEVAHKNLDMVATWQGLGFVHGVLNTDNVSLLGLTIDYGPYGFIDHYYEHYVPNTSDDMGRYAYNKQPEILVWNLGKLAEAMEPILSDAQKQEIKDIHATLDDYVKTKVLKTYLLKLGLKEIQDGDHKLVEDLFTVMQLKMADFTATFRQLAEVEPHQLLDKSVLETKWSLNKFSGEPTWEKWVQAYQERLKNENVSEDERRERMVRVNPLYVPRNWMMEEAIKDAENNDFEKVRFLLKLFQNPFEINEEAEKRGYSSQPPSWSYGLKLSCSS